From Yersinia hibernica, a single genomic window includes:
- the pcp gene encoding pyroglutamyl-peptidase I, with the protein MRSVLITGFEPFDGERVNPSWEVVKKLNDLMLGGVKVVARQLPCAFGAALTALNAAMDDIQPVLVLAIGQAGGRADISLERVAINIDDARIADNLGNQPVDQPIVEDGPAAYFTRLPIKAMVQAIREAGIPASVSQTAGTYVCNHVMYGLLHRLHQVNDEVKGGFIHIPYLPEQAVNHPGAPSMSEHSVMIALELAISIALQIDHDLHISGGAIH; encoded by the coding sequence ATGAGAAGTGTATTAATCACCGGGTTTGAGCCCTTTGACGGCGAAAGAGTGAATCCCTCTTGGGAAGTGGTCAAAAAACTTAATGACCTGATGCTCGGTGGCGTCAAAGTGGTCGCCCGTCAGTTACCTTGTGCTTTTGGCGCAGCATTGACCGCTTTGAATGCCGCTATGGATGATATTCAGCCGGTACTGGTGCTGGCCATTGGTCAGGCGGGTGGGCGGGCTGATATTAGTCTCGAACGGGTGGCGATTAATATCGATGATGCCCGCATTGCGGATAATCTGGGTAATCAGCCTGTAGACCAGCCAATTGTAGAAGATGGCCCCGCGGCTTACTTTACCCGTTTGCCTATCAAGGCCATGGTGCAGGCTATTCGCGAGGCCGGTATCCCTGCGTCGGTGTCCCAGACGGCCGGAACCTATGTTTGTAACCATGTTATGTATGGGTTATTGCATCGGTTACATCAGGTTAATGACGAAGTTAAGGGCGGTTTTATTCATATCCCTTATTTACCGGAACAAGCAGTCAATCACCCCGGAGCGCCAAGTATGTCAGAGCACTCTGTGATGATAGCATTGGAATTGGCAATCTCGATTGCATTGCAAATTGATCATGATTTGCATATTTCTGGTGGCGCAATCCACTGA
- a CDS encoding DUF979 domain-containing protein, protein MIFQQQYLYWLAGVVLLIVAGMSFRDKANPRRITTGLFWGLYGLIFLVGDWTYRLANTLAGEGPDEKRILHIAVGVVVIIMALIAGFGGVKLGSYHQRTEQEREVSAKRLGNKLFIPALTIPIVTVIGVLLFNNIPALDLWLFGSGNHATLVTLFSMTVGCVLGLLIAVVMTRETAAQPVQEARRLLDSIGWAFILPQILATLGLLFTSAGVGTAIAHLTQEYLAVNHRFIAVAVYAIGMAVLTMIMGNAFAAFPIVTAGIGIPILVLQHGGNPAVMAAIGMFSGYCGTLMTPMAANFNIVPAALLELPDKHAVIKVQIPTGLTLLIVNVFLLYFLMFL, encoded by the coding sequence ATGATTTTTCAACAGCAATATTTATACTGGTTGGCTGGCGTCGTTTTACTGATAGTGGCCGGAATGTCATTTCGAGATAAAGCCAACCCGCGCCGCATCACCACCGGGTTATTTTGGGGGTTGTACGGCCTGATTTTCCTGGTCGGAGACTGGACTTACCGCCTGGCTAACACATTGGCGGGTGAGGGGCCGGATGAGAAACGGATTCTACATATCGCGGTCGGCGTGGTGGTCATCATCATGGCGTTAATCGCCGGTTTTGGCGGGGTAAAACTGGGCAGTTATCATCAGCGTACTGAGCAAGAACGCGAAGTGAGCGCTAAGCGCCTGGGGAACAAGCTGTTTATTCCCGCACTGACTATTCCGATCGTGACGGTTATCGGCGTACTGCTGTTTAATAATATTCCTGCGCTGGATCTGTGGTTATTTGGTAGCGGCAACCATGCCACTTTGGTGACCTTATTCTCAATGACTGTCGGCTGTGTGCTGGGCTTGCTGATTGCGGTGGTGATGACCCGCGAAACTGCTGCGCAACCGGTGCAGGAAGCTCGGCGTCTGTTGGATTCTATTGGCTGGGCATTTATCTTGCCGCAGATTTTGGCGACTCTTGGCCTGTTGTTTACCTCCGCCGGTGTTGGCACGGCGATTGCCCATTTGACGCAGGAATATCTGGCGGTAAATCATCGCTTTATTGCCGTGGCTGTCTATGCTATTGGCATGGCGGTGTTAACCATGATCATGGGGAATGCCTTTGCAGCTTTCCCGATCGTCACCGCCGGTATTGGTATCCCCATTTTGGTGTTGCAGCATGGTGGTAACCCGGCAGTTATGGCGGCTATCGGCATGTTCTCTGGCTACTGCGGTACTCTAATGACCCCCATGGCCGCCAACTTTAACATTGTTCCGGCTGCATTATTGGAGCTGCCGGACAAACATGCGGTTATCAAAGTTCAGATCCCAACTGGGCTGACTCTTTTGATTGTTAACGTATTTTTACTTTATTTCCTGATGTTTCTCTAG
- a CDS encoding type 2 GTP cyclohydrolase I → MRNTELETLLSNQLNISAFQDYAPNGLQVEGREQVKRIVTGVTASQALLDAAVGLQADAILVHHGYFWKNEPVAVRGMKRNRLKTLLTNDINLYGYHLPLDAHPELGNNAQLAKLLGIRVLGDIESLLPFGEFDVPLNAVILRERLETLLERPVLHCGDRAPTDVRRIAWCTGGGQGYIQQAAEFGVDAFITGEVSEQTIHIAREMGVNFYAAGHHATERYGIKALGEWLATHHQLDVIFIDIPNPA, encoded by the coding sequence ATGCGTAATACTGAACTCGAAACTCTACTGAGTAATCAGCTGAATATCTCAGCTTTTCAAGACTATGCACCCAATGGTTTGCAGGTTGAGGGGCGCGAGCAGGTCAAGCGCATTGTCACCGGCGTGACAGCCAGTCAGGCGCTGCTGGATGCTGCCGTGGGGCTACAAGCCGATGCCATTTTGGTGCATCACGGCTATTTTTGGAAAAATGAACCGGTAGCGGTGCGGGGAATGAAACGTAACCGCCTGAAAACATTGCTCACTAATGATATCAATCTGTATGGCTACCATTTGCCGCTGGATGCCCATCCCGAATTAGGCAATAACGCGCAACTGGCTAAATTACTGGGTATCCGGGTCTTGGGGGACATTGAATCTCTGCTGCCCTTTGGTGAATTTGATGTGCCGTTAAACGCAGTGATTTTACGTGAGCGGCTGGAAACATTATTGGAGCGCCCAGTTTTGCATTGCGGTGATCGCGCGCCAACTGATGTGCGCCGTATAGCTTGGTGCACTGGGGGGGGGCAAGGTTACATTCAGCAAGCGGCTGAGTTTGGTGTTGATGCATTCATAACCGGCGAGGTTTCGGAGCAGACAATTCATATCGCCCGTGAAATGGGGGTGAATTTTTATGCGGCAGGACACCATGCGACGGAGCGCTATGGTATCAAAGCATTGGGTGAATGGCTCGCCACCCATCATCAACTTGACGTTATCTTTATTGATATTCCTAACCCAGCTTAA
- the sdhA gene encoding succinate dehydrogenase flavoprotein subunit, whose amino-acid sequence MKLPVREFDAVVIGAGGAGMRAALQISQMGLSCALISKVFPTRSHTVSAQGGITVALGNTHEDNWEWHMYDTVKGSDYIGDQDAIEYMCKTGPEAVLELEHMGLPFSRLEDGSIYQRPFGGQSLNFGGEQAARTAAAADRTGHALLHTLYQQNLKNHTTIFSEWYALDLVKNQDGAFVGCTAICIETGEVVYFKASATVLATGGAGRIYQSTTNAHINTGDGVGMALRAGVPVQDMEMWQFHPTGIAGAGVLVTEGCRGEGGYLLNKHGERFMERYAPNAKDLAGRDVVARSIMIEIREGRGCDGPWGPHAKLKLDHLGKDVLESRLPGILELSRTFAHVDPIKEPIPVIPTCHYMMGGIPTKVTGQAITVNEKGEDVVIPGLFAVGEIACVSVHGANRLGGNSLLDLVVFGRAAGMHLQESLMEQGTSRDASDSDIEASLDRMNRWNNTRSGEDPVEIRKALQSCMQHNFSVFREGDAMAKGLEELKTIRERLHHARLDDTSSEFNTQRIECLELDNLMETAFSTAVSANFRTESRGAHSRFDFPERDDANWLCHSLYLPGTESMTRREVNMQPKLRAAFPPKVRSY is encoded by the coding sequence ATGAAACTGCCAGTCAGAGAGTTTGATGCTGTTGTTATCGGTGCGGGTGGTGCGGGTATGCGCGCAGCACTGCAAATTTCACAAATGGGGCTGTCTTGTGCCCTGATATCGAAAGTATTTCCAACCCGTTCTCATACCGTATCTGCGCAAGGTGGCATCACGGTCGCATTGGGCAATACCCATGAAGATAACTGGGAATGGCACATGTATGACACGGTAAAGGGTTCCGACTATATCGGTGACCAGGATGCCATCGAGTATATGTGTAAAACTGGCCCTGAAGCGGTGCTTGAGCTGGAACACATGGGTTTGCCGTTTTCGCGCTTAGAAGATGGCAGCATTTATCAGCGGCCATTCGGTGGGCAGTCACTCAACTTTGGTGGCGAGCAAGCGGCGCGTACTGCGGCAGCAGCCGATCGTACCGGGCATGCGCTGCTACACACCCTTTATCAGCAAAATCTAAAAAATCACACTACCATTTTCTCCGAATGGTATGCGCTGGATTTAGTGAAGAATCAGGACGGCGCTTTTGTCGGCTGTACTGCCATCTGCATTGAAACCGGTGAAGTAGTTTATTTTAAAGCAAGCGCCACGGTGCTGGCGACCGGTGGTGCTGGGCGTATTTATCAATCAACTACCAATGCGCACATTAATACCGGCGACGGGGTAGGTATGGCCTTGCGTGCCGGCGTTCCGGTGCAGGACATGGAAATGTGGCAGTTCCACCCGACCGGCATTGCCGGGGCGGGTGTATTGGTCACCGAGGGCTGTCGTGGTGAGGGCGGTTATCTGCTGAATAAACACGGTGAGCGCTTTATGGAACGTTATGCTCCGAACGCCAAAGATTTGGCGGGTCGTGATGTTGTTGCGCGTTCCATTATGATTGAAATCCGTGAAGGCCGCGGTTGTGATGGCCCGTGGGGGCCTCATGCCAAACTGAAATTGGATCACTTGGGTAAAGATGTGCTGGAGTCCCGCCTGCCGGGTATTCTTGAGCTATCTCGTACCTTTGCGCATGTTGACCCAATCAAAGAACCTATTCCGGTTATCCCAACGTGCCATTACATGATGGGTGGAATTCCAACCAAAGTGACCGGCCAGGCCATCACCGTCAATGAAAAGGGTGAAGATGTTGTCATCCCTGGTCTGTTTGCGGTAGGTGAAATTGCCTGTGTTTCCGTCCATGGCGCAAACCGCTTGGGTGGTAACTCATTGCTAGACTTGGTGGTATTTGGTCGTGCCGCCGGTATGCATCTGCAAGAGTCATTGATGGAGCAGGGTACCAGCCGCGATGCCAGTGATTCAGACATTGAAGCTTCCTTGGATCGTATGAACCGTTGGAATAACACCCGTTCAGGTGAAGATCCGGTTGAAATCCGTAAAGCATTACAATCCTGTATGCAGCATAACTTCTCGGTGTTCCGTGAGGGGGACGCGATGGCTAAAGGGTTGGAGGAGCTGAAAACTATCCGTGAACGTCTACACCATGCCCGCCTGGATGACACTTCTAGCGAGTTCAATACCCAGCGTATTGAATGCCTGGAGTTGGATAACTTGATGGAGACGGCGTTTTCCACCGCAGTGTCTGCAAATTTCCGTACCGAAAGCCGTGGCGCACATAGCCGCTTTGACTTCCCGGAACGTGATGATGCGAACTGGCTGTGTCACTCGCTGTATTTGCCAGGCACTGAAAGCATGACCCGCCGTGAGGTAAACATGCAACCTAAGCTACGCGCGGCATTCCCGCCGAAAGTGCGTTCTTACTAA
- a CDS encoding citrate synthase, with amino-acid sequence MADKKATLNLTGEAAIELGVLSPTLGTDVIDVRTLGSKGYFTYDPGFTSTASCESKITFIDGDEGILLHRGYPIDQLAKNSTYLEVCYILLYGETPTAEEYETFKATVTRHTMIHEQITSLFRGFRRDSHPMAVLCGVTGALAAFYHDALDVNNERHREITAFRLLSKMPTVAAMCYKYSIGQPFVYPRNDLSYAGNFLRMMFSTPCEEYEVNPVLERAMDRIFILHADHEQNASTSTVRTAGSSGANPFACIAAGIASLWGPAHGGANEACLKMLEEIKTVEHIPEFIRRAKDKNDSFRLMGFGHRVYKNHDPRATVMRETCHEVLKELKLEDDLLKVAMELEHIALNDPYFIERKLYPNVDFYSGIILKALGIPSSMFTVIFAIARTIGWIAHWNEMHDDGIKIARPRQLYTGYAERDFKSQLKK; translated from the coding sequence ATGGCTGACAAAAAAGCGACGCTGAATCTGACAGGCGAAGCTGCGATCGAACTGGGGGTTCTATCCCCAACTCTCGGCACTGACGTGATCGACGTCCGCACCTTAGGTTCCAAAGGGTATTTTACCTATGACCCCGGGTTTACCTCTACCGCATCCTGCGAATCAAAAATCACGTTTATCGACGGTGATGAAGGGATCCTACTGCACCGTGGCTATCCTATTGATCAATTAGCAAAAAATTCTACTTATCTGGAAGTTTGCTACATTCTTTTATACGGCGAAACCCCCACCGCTGAAGAATATGAAACCTTCAAAGCAACAGTGACCCGCCACACCATGATCCACGAGCAGATAACCAGTCTGTTCCGCGGATTCCGCCGTGACTCACATCCGATGGCGGTATTATGTGGGGTGACAGGCGCGCTGGCGGCTTTCTACCACGATGCGCTGGATGTCAATAACGAGCGGCATCGTGAAATCACCGCCTTCCGTCTGCTGTCCAAAATGCCGACGGTCGCCGCGATGTGTTACAAATATTCCATCGGCCAGCCGTTTGTGTATCCGCGCAATGACCTGTCCTATGCCGGCAACTTCCTGCGCATGATGTTCTCTACCCCTTGCGAGGAATATGAAGTTAACCCGGTACTGGAACGCGCGATGGATCGTATTTTCATCCTGCACGCCGACCATGAGCAAAACGCCTCAACCTCTACCGTGCGTACTGCCGGTTCTTCTGGTGCGAACCCATTTGCTTGTATCGCCGCAGGTATTGCATCCCTGTGGGGCCCTGCCCATGGTGGTGCAAACGAAGCTTGCTTGAAGATGCTGGAAGAGATTAAAACCGTTGAGCACATTCCAGAATTCATCCGCCGCGCGAAAGATAAAAACGATTCGTTCCGCTTGATGGGCTTCGGGCACCGTGTGTATAAAAACCACGACCCGCGCGCCACTGTCATGCGCGAAACCTGCCATGAAGTATTGAAAGAGTTAAAACTGGAAGACGATCTGCTGAAAGTGGCGATGGAGTTGGAGCATATTGCGCTGAATGACCCTTACTTCATCGAGAGAAAGTTATATCCAAACGTCGATTTCTATTCAGGTATCATCCTGAAAGCACTGGGTATTCCGTCCTCCATGTTCACCGTCATCTTCGCCATCGCCCGCACCATCGGCTGGATTGCTCACTGGAATGAAATGCACGATGACGGCATCAAAATTGCCCGTCCGCGTCAGCTTTACACCGGTTATGCCGAACGTGATTTTAAGAGCCAATTGAAGAAATAA
- the pxpA gene encoding 5-oxoprolinase subunit PxpA, translated as MKVDLNADLGEGCANDQALLQLVSSANIACGFHAGDAATMRQSVRWAIEYGVAIGAHPSFPDRENFGRTIMQLPPETVYAQVVYQLGALAAIVKAEGGVMQHVKPHGMLYNQAARDPLLADAIALAVKAVNPLLRLVGLAGSELIRAGDRAGLVTRQEVFADRRYQGDGTLVPRSQPDALIESDDLALSQTLAMVQRHRVQARDGSWVPVQADTVCVHGDGAHALNFARRLRDSFQQENITITAQ; from the coding sequence ATGAAAGTTGATTTAAATGCCGATTTGGGCGAAGGCTGTGCCAATGATCAGGCGCTGCTGCAATTAGTCAGTTCAGCCAATATTGCTTGCGGTTTTCATGCCGGAGACGCAGCAACTATGCGCCAGTCAGTGCGCTGGGCTATTGAGTATGGGGTGGCTATCGGCGCACATCCGAGCTTTCCAGATCGTGAGAATTTTGGCCGTACAATCATGCAGTTACCGCCTGAAACAGTTTATGCCCAAGTGGTTTACCAACTGGGGGCTTTGGCGGCCATCGTGAAAGCCGAAGGGGGGGTTATGCAACATGTGAAACCTCACGGCATGTTGTATAACCAAGCGGCACGTGATCCGTTGCTGGCGGATGCTATTGCTCTGGCGGTTAAGGCCGTCAACCCGCTATTGCGCCTAGTGGGGCTGGCGGGGAGTGAATTGATTCGCGCCGGTGATCGCGCGGGTTTAGTCACCCGGCAGGAAGTGTTTGCCGACCGCCGCTATCAAGGCGATGGCACGTTAGTTCCTCGTAGTCAGCCCGATGCACTTATCGAAAGTGACGATTTGGCTTTGTCACAAACCCTAGCCATGGTGCAGCGCCATCGGGTTCAGGCTCGTGATGGCAGTTGGGTGCCGGTGCAAGCCGACACAGTATGTGTCCATGGTGATGGTGCCCATGCATTGAATTTCGCCCGCCGTTTACGAGACAGTTTTCAGCAGGAAAATATTACGATCACTGCGCAATAG
- a CDS encoding DUF969 domain-containing protein, with translation MEQTVNLWPLIGIAAIIIGFLLRINAVLVVISAGIITGLAALMPLATILEKLGEGFLNTRNLPLILLLPLAVIGLLERHGLKERAQAWISRIKSATSGRLLIVYLFVREATAALGLTSLGGQAQMVRPLLAPMAEGAAKTRYGELPEKVRYRLRAMSAATDNVGLFFGEDIFVAFGAIIFMHNFMLESGGIQTEPLHIALWGIPTAICAFLIHAYRLQRLDKHLAAELTALNQSALASKGDGQ, from the coding sequence TTGGAACAAACGGTAAATCTTTGGCCGCTGATTGGGATCGCGGCGATTATAATCGGATTCTTACTGCGCATTAACGCAGTTTTGGTGGTGATCAGTGCCGGGATAATCACGGGGCTGGCGGCACTTATGCCACTGGCCACCATTTTGGAAAAACTGGGCGAGGGTTTTCTGAACACCCGCAATCTGCCCTTGATTCTGTTACTGCCCCTGGCGGTGATTGGTCTGCTTGAACGCCATGGTTTGAAAGAGCGGGCACAGGCCTGGATTTCGCGCATTAAAAGCGCCACCTCAGGCCGTCTGCTGATTGTGTATCTGTTTGTGCGTGAAGCCACGGCGGCGCTGGGTTTAACCAGCCTCGGGGGGCAAGCGCAGATGGTGCGCCCGCTATTAGCGCCAATGGCGGAGGGGGCGGCCAAAACCCGTTATGGCGAGTTGCCGGAGAAAGTACGTTATCGCCTGCGGGCGATGTCAGCGGCGACAGATAACGTTGGCTTGTTCTTTGGTGAAGATATTTTTGTTGCTTTCGGTGCCATCATTTTTATGCACAACTTTATGCTGGAGTCCGGCGGTATCCAAACCGAGCCGTTGCATATCGCGCTGTGGGGCATTCCGACGGCGATTTGCGCGTTCCTTATTCATGCCTACCGCTTACAACGTTTGGATAAACATCTTGCCGCTGAATTAACGGCGCTGAATCAGTCTGCCTTGGCAAGCAAGGGAGACGGCCAATGA
- the sdhD gene encoding succinate dehydrogenase membrane anchor subunit codes for MVSNASALGRNGVHDWLLLRASAIVITLYVLYILGFVVIVPDITYEIWRGFFASHITKVFTLLTLLSILAHAWIGLWQVLTDYIKPLAVRLVLQLAVVITLLVYLLYGTIVVWGA; via the coding sequence ATGGTAAGCAATGCTTCTGCGTTAGGGCGTAATGGAGTACACGACTGGCTGTTACTACGTGCTTCTGCGATCGTCATCACTCTGTATGTTCTCTATATTCTGGGCTTTGTTGTCATTGTCCCAGACATTACCTACGAAATCTGGCGTGGCTTCTTTGCTTCGCACATCACAAAAGTATTTACCCTGCTGACCTTGCTGTCGATTCTGGCTCATGCCTGGATTGGTCTGTGGCAGGTATTAACGGACTATATCAAGCCGCTAGCGGTACGACTGGTGTTACAACTGGCCGTGGTGATTACGCTGCTGGTCTACCTATTGTATGGAACAATTGTGGTGTGGGGTGCTTAA
- a CDS encoding MBL fold metallo-hydrolase — protein sequence MFLTYISTQPALSDSSIHRQKYRHGLLSAGLVVSFSLYSASAAAGFEVVALGVDGGVSDGNLTSYLIRDDSQPLYLALDAGSVLPGIAKALEKGNFSDVTDSIAAPLTRQGYIFRQRINSYFISHAHLDHVSGLIIGSPEDSKKTLYASADTIDVLRNYYFNWRVWPNFTDSGSGARLGTYRMQLVRPAQSLSLGLTHLTGEMYPLSHDKSPSSMLLISSNNAAFAYFGDTGPDEIEKSKHLDTVWRKLAEKVKQQQLKGIIIEVSYPNELDDSKLYGHMTPKWLLKELKNLEKYSGEGQPLKDLPVVISHIKPSLQQGLDVRKVIASELAQGNDMGVNFILMEQGDSQKF from the coding sequence ATGTTTTTGACCTATATTTCGACTCAACCGGCACTCTCTGACAGCAGCATTCACCGCCAAAAATATCGTCACGGGTTGCTTAGCGCCGGGTTGGTTGTTTCTTTTAGCCTCTATAGTGCATCGGCAGCCGCGGGTTTTGAAGTGGTGGCGCTAGGGGTTGATGGCGGTGTCAGTGATGGTAACCTGACATCATATCTGATCCGTGATGATAGCCAGCCGCTCTATTTGGCACTCGACGCTGGCTCTGTGCTGCCGGGCATAGCTAAGGCATTGGAAAAAGGCAATTTTTCCGATGTTACGGATAGCATCGCCGCGCCGCTAACACGGCAGGGATATATTTTTCGCCAGCGGATTAACAGCTATTTTATTAGTCACGCCCATCTTGACCATGTCTCCGGCCTGATTATTGGGTCACCGGAAGACAGCAAAAAAACGCTTTATGCATCAGCCGATACTATTGATGTGCTGAGAAACTACTATTTTAACTGGCGCGTATGGCCCAATTTTACTGACAGTGGCAGTGGCGCGCGTTTGGGCACTTACCGGATGCAATTGGTGCGCCCGGCTCAATCATTGAGCTTGGGACTGACCCACTTAACGGGTGAAATGTACCCTTTGAGTCATGATAAATCGCCATCTTCCATGTTGCTTATCAGCAGTAACAATGCCGCTTTTGCCTATTTTGGCGATACCGGCCCGGATGAAATCGAGAAATCGAAACATTTGGATACGGTGTGGCGTAAATTGGCAGAGAAGGTCAAACAGCAGCAATTGAAAGGGATCATAATTGAAGTTTCGTACCCGAATGAGCTGGATGATAGCAAGTTGTATGGCCATATGACGCCAAAGTGGTTGCTGAAGGAATTGAAAAATCTTGAGAAATACAGTGGCGAGGGCCAGCCGCTAAAAGATTTGCCGGTGGTCATTAGCCACATTAAACCCTCACTCCAGCAGGGGTTGGATGTGCGCAAAGTGATTGCTAGCGAGTTAGCCCAAGGCAATGATATGGGGGTTAATTTTATCCTGATGGAACAAGGCGATAGCCAGAAGTTCTGA
- the pxpB gene encoding 5-oxoprolinase subunit PxpB, with the protein MQRARCYLLGESAVVLELEPPITLASQQRIWGLADRLIHHPDILEAIPGMNNLTLLLTDPHNTALDAIERLQHWWEESESLIPESRDITIPVIYGGEAGPDLAEVARHTGMTERQVVECHAQANYIVYFLGFQPGFSYLGGMPEPLATPRRAEPRLVVPPGTVGIGGSQTGIYPLATPGGWQLIGRTSLALFNPLEMPPTLLRPGDNVRFLPLKEGIC; encoded by the coding sequence GTGCAACGAGCGAGATGCTATTTATTGGGAGAAAGTGCGGTGGTTTTGGAGTTAGAACCGCCAATAACATTAGCAAGTCAGCAGCGGATTTGGGGTTTAGCTGATCGTCTAATTCACCATCCCGATATCCTTGAAGCCATCCCCGGCATGAATAACCTGACTTTATTGCTGACAGACCCACACAATACCGCGCTGGATGCTATTGAGCGGCTACAACACTGGTGGGAAGAGAGTGAGTCACTTATCCCTGAATCGCGCGATATCACCATTCCGGTGATTTATGGCGGTGAAGCCGGGCCTGATTTGGCTGAGGTGGCGCGTCATACCGGGATGACTGAACGCCAGGTGGTGGAGTGCCATGCACAGGCGAATTATATCGTCTATTTTCTCGGGTTCCAGCCCGGTTTTTCATATTTAGGTGGGATGCCCGAACCACTGGCAACCCCCCGCCGCGCTGAGCCACGTTTGGTGGTTCCACCGGGCACTGTCGGCATTGGTGGCAGCCAAACTGGCATCTATCCGTTGGCCACTCCCGGTGGCTGGCAGCTGATTGGCCGCACATCACTGGCACTATTTAACCCGCTAGAAATGCCGCCAACTTTGCTGCGGCCTGGTGACAATGTGCGCTTCCTGCCCTTAAAGGAGGGCATATGCTGA
- the pxpC gene encoding 5-oxoprolinase subunit PxpC, with protein sequence MLKIIRSGIYTTIQDSGRGGFRRLGISQGGALDSPALNMANMLVGNAAGAAGLEITLGQFAAEFSQPGWIAVTGAGCEAMLDNQLLWTGWRYPVKPGQQLKLSVPHRGMRSYLAISGGIDVPEMLGSRSTDLKAGFGGYQGRLIREGDCLPLGKPTRLPRESVGIKQLLFGNRVRAVQGPEYHEFDDVSQGAFWREAWQLSPQSNRMGYRLTGRELARTTSREMLSHGLLPGVVQVPHNGQPIVLMADAQTTGGYPRIACVIEADLYHLAQLRLGESVHFVPCTVEEALRAKLEQQHFLQQIEWGLEQGFDATEAQ encoded by the coding sequence ATGCTGAAGATTATTCGTTCCGGAATTTATACCACGATACAAGATAGCGGGCGCGGCGGTTTTCGTCGGTTAGGTATCAGTCAGGGTGGTGCTCTCGATTCACCGGCGTTAAATATGGCAAATATGCTGGTAGGCAATGCTGCCGGTGCTGCGGGTCTGGAAATTACCCTGGGCCAATTTGCGGCTGAATTTAGCCAACCGGGCTGGATTGCGGTCACTGGTGCAGGGTGTGAGGCGATGCTGGATAACCAATTGCTTTGGACTGGATGGCGTTATCCAGTCAAACCGGGCCAACAGTTAAAACTCAGTGTTCCGCATCGTGGAATGCGCAGTTATTTGGCGATTTCTGGCGGGATTGATGTGCCGGAAATGCTGGGTTCGCGCAGCACCGATTTGAAAGCGGGTTTTGGTGGCTATCAGGGGCGGTTGATTAGAGAGGGTGACTGCCTACCACTAGGGAAGCCGACACGTTTACCGCGTGAATCAGTTGGTATCAAACAATTGTTATTTGGTAACCGTGTGCGAGCTGTTCAGGGGCCGGAATATCATGAGTTTGATGATGTGTCACAGGGGGCATTCTGGCGTGAAGCCTGGCAACTTAGCCCACAAAGTAACCGAATGGGTTATCGCCTGACGGGGCGTGAGCTCGCGCGCACGACATCACGCGAGATGTTGTCCCATGGTTTGTTACCCGGAGTGGTGCAAGTGCCGCATAACGGGCAACCCATCGTGCTGATGGCGGATGCACAAACGACCGGCGGTTATCCGCGTATTGCTTGCGTGATTGAAGCGGATCTGTACCACTTGGCGCAACTTCGACTCGGGGAGTCCGTCCATTTCGTGCCCTGTACCGTCGAAGAGGCGCTGCGCGCCAAGTTAGAACAACAACATTTTTTGCAACAGATCGAATGGGGCTTAGAGCAAGGGTTTGATGCCACGGAGGCCCAATGA
- the sdhC gene encoding succinate dehydrogenase cytochrome b556 subunit yields MGKTVKKQRPVNLDLQTIRFPVTAIASILHRVSGVITFVAVGILLWLLGLSVSSQEGFMQAAAVMNSFFVKFIFWGILTALAYHICGGIRHLLMDFGYIEESLAAGTRSAQVAMVLTLVLSVLAGVLVW; encoded by the coding sequence GTGGGCAAAACCGTGAAAAAACAAAGACCTGTCAATTTGGATCTGCAAACGATTCGATTTCCTGTTACTGCGATAGCGTCCATTTTACACCGAGTCTCTGGCGTAATAACTTTCGTTGCCGTTGGTATCCTCCTTTGGCTGTTAGGTTTGTCTGTCTCCTCGCAAGAAGGATTCATGCAAGCGGCGGCTGTCATGAATAGCTTTTTTGTTAAATTCATCTTCTGGGGAATACTCACTGCGCTGGCCTATCACATTTGCGGTGGCATCCGTCACTTGTTAATGGATTTCGGCTATATCGAAGAGAGCTTGGCCGCGGGGACCCGCTCCGCCCAAGTAGCAATGGTGTTAACCTTGGTGCTGTCAGTTTTAGCTGGAGTCCTGGTATGGTAA